A genome region from Cucurbita pepo subsp. pepo cultivar mu-cu-16 chromosome LG02, ASM280686v2, whole genome shotgun sequence includes the following:
- the LOC111787652 gene encoding uncharacterized protein LOC111787652, with protein MIIAIGVAFAMGFIGWVYVALLKPPSPKLCGSPNGPPLSSPRVKLSDGRHLAYKELGVRKEEARYKIIISHGLYSCKDMDLPISQERMEELKLYIVIYDRAGHCESDPYPSRSVRTEAFDIQELADKLELGTKFYVMGCSVGAYAVWGCLNYIPHRLLGASLVVPTVNFWWSSFPSYLSQRCFAKYPQSYKRMFWIAYYTPWLMYWWLTQKWFPNLDNEDMLSNSDLVITKRLMERPDKCNIVQQGEHECIHKDLLCNFGKWEFDPMELSNPFPHNKGSFHMWQGSEDRIVPIELNRFIVRKLPWIQYHEIYGTGHFLVHDAKNLEAIIRALLVL; from the exons ATGATTATAGCGATCGGAGTAGCATTTGCAATGGGTTTTATTGGATGGGTTTATGTAGCACTTTTGAAGCCTCCATCTCCAAAGCTATGTGGATCACCAAATGGTCCTCCACTGAGCTCACCTAGAGTAAAACTCAGTGATGGAAGGCATTTGGCCTACAAAGAATTAGGAGTTCGTAAGGAGGAGGCTCGTTACAAGATCATTATTTCTCATGGCCTTTATAGCTGCAAAGATATGGATTTGCCTATCTCTCAA gaacGAATGGAGGAGCTTAAATTGTACATAGTAATCTATGATAGAGCGGGTCATTGTGAGAGTGACCCATATCCATCACGTTCAGTAAGAACTGAGGCATTTGACATTCAAGAATTAGCTGACAAGTTGGAGCTTGGCACAAAATTTTACGTAATGGGATGTTCGGTTGGAGCGTATGCTGTTTGGGGTTGTTTGAACTATATTCCACACAG ACTCTTGGGTGCTTCCCTAGTGGTTCCTACGGTGAATTTTTGGTGGTCTTCCTTTCCTTCATATTTATCACAGCGTTGTTTTGCAAAGTATCCTCAATCATATAAACGTATGTTTTGGATTGCATATTATACACCTTGGTTGATGTATTGGTGGTTGACACAAAAATGGTTCCCAAATTTGGATAATGAGGACATGTTATCAAATTCTGATTTAGTCATAACAAAGAGGCTTATGGAACGTCCAGATAAG TGCAATATAGTACAACAAGGGGAACACGAATGTATCCATAAAGACTTATTGTgtaattttggaaaatggGAGTTCGATCCCATGGAGTTGAGCAATCCATTTCCTCACAACAAGGGCTCTTTTCATATGTGGCAAGGCAGTGAAGACCGCATAGTTCCTATTGAATTGAATCGCTTTATAGTGCGAAAGCTTCCATGGATTCAATATCATGAGATTTATGGTACCGGTCATTTTCTAGTTCATGATGCTAAAAACTTAGAAGCCATAATAAGGGCACTTCTTGTCTTATAA
- the LOC111789337 gene encoding RNA polymerase II C-terminal domain phosphatase-like 4 yields MSLVTNSPAHSSSSDDFAAFLDVALDSHSSDSSPNEKAEGHNNVETERIKRHKVEKLENSGEDILYGVEEHSSEVLSKQQLCSHPGSFGNMCIICGQRLDEESGVTFGYIHKGLRLNNDEINRLRNIDMKNLLQHKKLILVLDLDHTLLNSTQLGHLTPEEDYLRNQTDSLEDVTKGSLFLLHSVHTMTKLRPFVHTFLKEASQLFEMYIYTMGERAYAYEMAKLLDPKREYFSSKVISRDDGTQKHQKGLDVVLGHESAVLILDDTENAWTKHKENLILMERYHFFASSCHQFGFNCKSLSELKSDESETDGALATILKVLKQVHNIFFNEISEDLVDRDVRQVLKTVRSKVLEGCKVVFSRVFPTKFQADNHHLWKMVEKLGGTCSTELDASVTHIVSTDAGTEKSRWAVKEQKFLVHPQWIEASNYFWKREAEEKFPVEHTKKQ; encoded by the exons ATGAGCCTTGTGACTAATTCTCCGGCTCATTCATCGAGCAGTGACGATTTTGCTGCATTTCTTGATGTAGCTCTGGATTCTCATTCCTCTGACTCATCGCCGAATGAAAAGGCTGAGGGTCATAATAATGTTGAAACTGAGAG gataAAACGTCACAAGGTGGAGAAGCTGGAAAACTCAGGGGAGGATATTCTGTATGGAGTTGAAGAGCATAGTTCAG AAGTATTATCAAAGCAGCAATTATGCAGTCATCCTGGTTCGTTTGGAAACATGTGTATCATCTGTGGGCAGAGGTTGGATGAGGAATCTGGCGTGACATTTGGGTATATACATAAG GGACTCAGGCTTAATAATGATGAAATTAACCGGCTTCGTAACATAGACATGAAGAACTTGTTGCAGCATAAAAAGCTTATCCTGGTTCTTGATCTAGATCACACACTGTTAAATTCAACTCAGCTGGGGCATTTGACACCTGAAGAGGATTATTTAAGGAATCAAACGGATTCGCTAGAAG ATGTCACGAAAGGCAGCCTTTTCCTGTTGCATTCCGTGCATACCATGACAAAATTGAGGCCATTTGTCCATACGTTTCTGAAAGAAGCTAGTCAATTATTTGAGATGTATATATACACTATGGGGGAACGAGCATATGCATATGAAATGGCAAAGTTGTTGGACCCCAAGAGGGAGTATTTTAGTTCTAAAGTTATTTCTCGGGATGATGGCACTCAAAAACATCAAAAGGGTCTTGATGTGGTGCTGGGTCATGAAAGTGCTGTTCTGATCCTCGATGATACTGAAAAT GCCTGGACAAAGCATAAAGAAAACTTGATATTGATGGAGAGATATCATTTTTTTGCTTCAAGTTGTCACCAATTTGGGTTCAACTGTAAATCTCTATCTGAGTTGAAGAGTGACGAGAGTGAAACTGATGGGGCACTGGCGACCATTCTCAAAGTTCTCAAGCAAGTTcataatatattctttaat GAAATCTCTGAAGATTTGGTAGACAGAGATGTGAGGCAG GTATTAAAGACTGTTCGGAGCAAAGTCCTGGAGGGATGCAAGGTTGTCTTCAGCCGAGTGTTCCCTACCAAATTTCAGGCTGACAACCATCACCTCTGGAAAATGGTTGAGAAGTTGGGAGGCACATGCTCAACTGAACTCGACGCATCTGTGACACATATAGTCTCAACAGATGCTGGAACGGAGAAGTCACGTTGGGCGGTGAAGGAGCAGAAGTTTCTGGTTCATCCACAGTGGATAGAAGCATCAAACTACTTCTGGAAACGAGAAGCAGAAGAAAAGTTCCCGGTCGAGCACACCAAGAAACAATGA